A single window of Bombus pascuorum chromosome 1, iyBomPasc1.1, whole genome shotgun sequence DNA harbors:
- the LOC132911904 gene encoding serine/threonine-protein kinase PAK 1, with protein sequence MSLNITKLFSRKKTGPVDTVAEIGLPTNVSHKFHVSKNAETGQLEGLPESWIRLLNTQISKSEQDENPAAALQAIKYYNYSMKRKPEEKVFKPFVTEDLIEEESQEIDKILSKKRHSEDSDGSSSASSTDSQVQRLPELPPKVNKIPKPTPRIYPDRVEKTLTEILEDLNTYQIEDDQLPENGSEQNKAEESPILRRKTECSTVKLNDEEIFEELRAICHDGDPNLRFEKTKEVGAGASGTVFIASDVQTDQKVAIKDIDLSKQPKKELILTEIKVLKEFQHPNLVNFLDAYLLNEHLWVIMELLEGGPLTDVVTETIMKEAQIAAVCREVLNAISFLHTRGIIHRDIKSDNVLLGMNGAVKVTDFGFCANIDGDEKRQTMVGTPYWMAPEVVTRKQYGKKVDIWSLGIMAIEMIEGEPPYMKETPLRALYLIAAIGKPSIPRWDTLSPTFQNFLERCLAVEVDERATADELLSHPFLENCAELTSLIPLIRTAQRILHKVFH encoded by the coding sequence ATGAGTCTTAATATAACAAAGTTATTTTCAAGGAAGAAAACTGGTCCGGTTGATACAGTCGCTGAGATTGGTTTACCTACTAACGTTTCTCATAAATTTCATGTGAGTAAAAATGCCGAGACTGGACAATTGGAAGGTCTTCCCGAATCTTGGATTCGTCTGTTGAATACGCAAATATCAAAATCAGAACAGGATGAAAACCCTGCTGCAGCTTTACAAgccattaaatattataattattctatgAAACGAAAACCAGaggaaaaagtatttaaacctTTTGTTACGGAAGATTTGATCGAGGAAGAGTCtcaagaaattgataaaattttgtcgaaGAAACGTCACTCTGAAGATTCTGATGGATCGAGCTCTGCAAGTTCTACGGATAGTCAAGTGCAAAGGTTACCTGAACTTCCACCAAAAGTGAATAAGATTCCAAAACCCACACCACGAATATATCCTGATAGGGTTGAGAAAACTCTTACTGAGATTCTTGAagatttaaatacatatcaaATTGAAGATGATCAGTTGCCTGAGAATGGAAGTGAACAAAATAAAGCAGAAGAGAGTCCCATTTTGCGAAGGAAGACAGAATGTTCAACAGTAAAGCTTAATGATGAAGAGATTTTTGAAGAACTTCGAGCTATCTGCCACGATGGAGATCCAAATCTTCGTTTTGAAAAAACTAAAGAAGTTGGAGCTGGTGCTTCAGGTACTGTATTCATAGCTAGCGATGTACAAACTGATCAAAAAGTTGCTATAAAAGACATAGATTTATCAAAGCAGCCTAAAAAAGAGCTTATATTGACTGAAATTAAAGTTCTCAAAGAATTTCAACATCCAAATCTGGTTAATTTCTTGGATGCATACCTTTTAAATGAACATCTCTGGGTTATTATGGAACTATTAGAAGGTGGGCCACTTACAGATGTTGTTACTGAAACTATAATGAAAGAAGCACAAATTGCAGCAGTTTGTAGAGAAGTTCTAAATGCAATTAGTTTTTTACATACAAGAGGAATTATTCATAGAGATATCAAATCAGATAATGTACTTCTTGGTATGAACGGTGCTGTGAAAGTTACAGATTTTGGTTTTTGTGCTAATATCGATGGTGACGAAAAACGTCAAACTATGGTCGGTACTCCATACTGGATGGCACCAGAAGTAGTGACCAGAAAACAATATGGTAAAAAAGTAGATATTTGGTCTTTAGGTATTATGGCTATTGAAATGATAGAAGGCGAACCACCTTATATGAAAGAAACACCTTTAAGAGCTTTATATTTAATCGCTGCCATTGGTAAACCTTCTATTCCCAGGTGGGATACTCTAAGTCCGACGTTTCAAAACTTCTTAGAGAGATGTTTGGCAGTTGAAGTCGATGAAAGGGCAACTGCTGATGAATTATTGTCTCAtccattttta